Within Deinococcus actinosclerus, the genomic segment GCGCGGCACGCAGGTCGTGTACGCCGGTGACCTCGCGGTCGTCGAGGTCGATCAGGTCATGGTCGTGGACTCCATCGCCCAGAGCTTCATCCAGCGCATGCAGCAGGACCTGAACGCCGTCCCCAGGTACCCCGAGCGGGTCAGCATCGTCATCGACCACGTCGCCCCGGCCAGCACCGTCAGCGTCGCGCAGGCGCAGAAGGAGGCGCGCGAGTACGCCGCGCAGACCGGCGTGCGCCTCTTCGACGTGGGCCGCGGCATCTGCCACCAGGTCCTGATGGAAGAAGGGCTGGCCCGCCCCGGCTGGATCGTGCTGGGCAGCGACAGCCACTCCACCACCTACGGCGCGGTCGCCGCGTTCGGCAGCGGCATGGGCGCCACCGACATCGCCCTGGCCGCCGCGAGCGGCAAGACCTGGCTGAAGGTCCCCGAGAGCGTGAAAGTCACCTTCACGGGCGACCTGCGATCCGGCGTGACCGCCAAGGACGTCGCGCTGGAGATGATCCGCCGCCTCGGCGCGGACGGCGCCACGTACCAGAGCATCGAGATGCACGCCGGGGACCGCTTCACGCGCGGCGAGCGCATGACCCTGGCGAACCTCTGCGTGGAGGCCGGTGCCAAGGCCGGACTGGTCGTCCCCGGCGGCGAGATCCTCACCGCGTACGGCTACGACATCCCCGAGTGGGTCTACCCTGACGAGGGCGCCACGTACGTGCAGAGCATCGAGATCGACCTCGCGGCCCTGAACCCCCGCATGAGCGCCCCCAGTGAGGTGGACAACGTGTTCGACGTGGCCCAGCTGCGCGAGGAACTGCGCGATCAGCACGTGGATCAGGTGTTCATCGGCACCTGCACGAACGGCCGCATCGAGGACCTGCACGCCGCCGCCAACGTCCTGCGCGGGCGGCGCGTCGCGCCCGGCACCCGCCTGCTGGTCATCCCGGCGAGCAGTCAGGTCATGGAGGACGCCATGGCCGACGGCACCCTGCTGACCCTGCAACGCGCCGGCGCCGTGCTGGGTACACCGGGCTGCGGGCCGTGCATGGGCCGCCACCAGGGCGTCCTGGCGCCCGGCGAGGTCTGTGTCAGCACGAGTAACCGCAACTTCATCGGGCGGATGGGCGACAAGGACGCCCGCATCTACCTCGCGTCGCCCGCCGTGGCCGCCGCGACCGCCGTCATGGGCCGCGTCGCGCTGCCCGAGGACGTCCTGGCTCAGGGGAGGTGGCCTGATGGCCCGCATCTGGAAATTTGGCGACAGCGTGAACACGGACGACATCCTGCCGGGCAAGTTCGCGCCGTTCATGGCGGGCGAGGACGTGTTCCAGACGTTCGCGTTCCATTACATCCGCCCGGAGTTCGCAGCCGGGGTGCGGCCCGGCGACGTGCTGATCGGCGGGCGCAACTGGGGCCTGGGCAGCAGCCGCGAGTACGCCCCGCAGGCGCTGAAGAAGTTGCAGGTGGGCGGGATCGTCGCGCCCAGCTTCGCGCGCATCCACTACCGCAACCTGCTGAACCTGGGCATCCCGGCGTTCGAGTACGACCTGACCGGGCTGCTGGAGGACGGGGACGAGGTGGCCCTGGACGTGCCGACGGGCGTCCTGACGTACGCGGGCGGGACGGTGCGGCTGCCGCCGCCGCCGGAATTCCTGCGTGAGGCCCTGGCCGAGGGGAGCATCCTGGCGTTCTTCAAGAAGCACGGGCGCTTCCCGGGCGAGGAGGCGTAAGGGGCGCGCGCGACTGGAGAGCGGGCTCTGAGGGGGTGGCGCGGTGGGGGAGGGGTGTCCCCGGCGCCGCCCCCTCACGCCCTAGACTGGGGGCATGGCGACCCTGATGATCGAATGTCCCGTGTGTGCGGAAGTGCTGGAGCTGACCGAGGAGGACCGCGCGGACCTGCCGGTCGGTGAGGTCATCGTCTGCGATTCCTGCCATTCGGAGATGGAGGTGACCCGCAACGACGGTGGTGAGGACTTCGAGCTGGAGCTGCTGGGAGCGATGACGACCTGCCCGAACTGTGACGAGGAGTTCGAGGTGACGCCCGAGCTGCTCCAGGCGGCCCCGATGACGCGCGCACAGGACGGCGTGGAGGTGGCGCTGATGACCTGCCCGCACTGCCGCGCGAAGTTCGAGCTGGAACTGGCCGACGAGCCCGTCTGAGTCCCCTAGACAATATCAAACGAAAAGCCTGAAATCATTTAGCCTATCAAACGCAAGGAGTGATTATGGCTACCGTTCAATTTGAAAATCCCGATACCGGCGCGACCATCGAACTGACCAACCCCGAGCTGGGCGAACTCGTCATCGACGACGAGACCGGCGTGGAATACGAGGTCGTCTCCATCGACCCCCCCCGCCTCGAGGCCGCCCCGCAGGAAGCGGAGGACTGGGGCGAGTAAAGCGGACCCAGCGGGCGGTCAGGCCCAGGCACCCCAGTGCCGCGACGCCTGACCGCCCGCCCGCTTTCCCCCAGGAGCCCAGCATGGCCGACCTCGCCGTCCTGTACGACCGCATCCGCCCCGACGAGAAGATGCTCTTCGAGGCCCTCGACGCCCTCGGCGTTCCCTACGACAAGGTCTACACCCCGCAGCTGAAGGTCACCTTCGACGAGCACGGCCGCGCCGGCGTGCCCTGGAAGGTCGCCATCGAACGCTGCGTCAGCCAGAGCCGCGGCCACGGCGTGACCCGCGCGCTGGAGGGCTTCGGGGTGAAGGTCATCAACCCCGCGCACGTCATCGAACTGTGCGGCGACAAACTCGCCACGAACGCCGCCCTGCACGCCCACGGCCTGCCCACCCCCCGCACCGGCGTGGCCTTCGACGGCGACACGGCCCTGCACCTCATCGAGGAGATGGGCTACCCGGTCGTCCTGAAACCCACCGTGGGGTCCTGGGGCCGCATGGTCAGCCGCCTGAACGACCGCGCCGCCGCCGAGGCCGTCATCGAGCACAAGGAAGTCCTGGGCGGCCCGCAGCACGGGATCTTCTACGTGCAGGAACTCATCAACAAGCCCGGGCGCGACATCCGCGCGTTCGTGGTCGGCGGAACGTGCATCGGCGCGATCTACCGGACCAGCGAACACTGGATCACGAACACCGCGCGCGGCGCGAAGGCCAGCAACTGCCCGGTCACGCCCGAGATCGCCGACCTCGCCGGGAAGGCTGCCGCGGCCGTGCAGGGGCAGATCGTCGCCATCGACCTCGTGGAGGACCCCGGCGCGCAGAACGAGTGGGGTGGCCTGAAGATCATCGAGATCAACCACACCATGGAGTTCAAGAACTCGGTCGCTACGACCGGCGTGAACATCCCGCGCCGGATGGGCGAGTACGCGATCAGCCTGCTGTAAGACGTCCTCCGGTTGAAAGATGTGCAAAAACTTTCAACTTGAGCGGATGCGAGTGGGAGCAAAGCGGGTTCCGGGCGTGAAGTTGGCA encodes:
- the lysW gene encoding lysine biosynthesis protein LysW; the encoded protein is MATVQFENPDTGATIELTNPELGELVIDDETGVEYEVVSIDPPRLEAAPQEAEDWGE
- the lysX gene encoding lysine biosynthesis protein LysX encodes the protein MADLAVLYDRIRPDEKMLFEALDALGVPYDKVYTPQLKVTFDEHGRAGVPWKVAIERCVSQSRGHGVTRALEGFGVKVINPAHVIELCGDKLATNAALHAHGLPTPRTGVAFDGDTALHLIEEMGYPVVLKPTVGSWGRMVSRLNDRAAAEAVIEHKEVLGGPQHGIFYVQELINKPGRDIRAFVVGGTCIGAIYRTSEHWITNTARGAKASNCPVTPEIADLAGKAAAAVQGQIVAIDLVEDPGAQNEWGGLKIIEINHTMEFKNSVATTGVNIPRRMGEYAISLL
- a CDS encoding homoaconitate hydratase (catalyzes the formation of homoisocitrate from cis-homoaconitate); the protein is MARIWKFGDSVNTDDILPGKFAPFMAGEDVFQTFAFHYIRPEFAAGVRPGDVLIGGRNWGLGSSREYAPQALKKLQVGGIVAPSFARIHYRNLLNLGIPAFEYDLTGLLEDGDEVALDVPTGVLTYAGGTVRLPPPPEFLREALAEGSILAFFKKHGRFPGEEA